A genomic region of Campylobacter corcagiensis contains the following coding sequences:
- a CDS encoding Na+/H+ antiporter family protein — translation MLTNPVLLSIIMMLVLCVLRCNVMLSILISAMFAGIYGGIMPDGEAFSFIASTMHTLSVFIEGMKGNLETALSYILLGVIAAAISRTNLTAILINKISKFITKNKFYFIVAIAIISCFSQNLVPVHIAFIPILIPPLLAIMNKMKIDRRAVACALTFGLQTPYISLPVGFGLLFFNLLQKEMANNGLTVAISDIASVMWMAAIPMVVGLILAIIVFRKPRDYQVIEEGMARNLDDLKMGIKEWGALAGIVVAFIIQICFGSLPLGALLGIITMIIFGGIKYKEMDKTFDQGIHIMGFIAFVMLVAAGYGEILRTTGGIPELVNAVASVAGGKLGGAFLMLVIGLLITIGIGTSFGTIPIITAIYYPLAIELGFGTEAIILLIGIAAAVGDAGSPASDSTLGPTSGLNFDGQHNHIYDTCIPTFVFFNIPLILFGAIFAMFLG, via the coding sequence ATGCTTACAAATCCCGTGCTTTTAAGCATCATTATGATGCTTGTTTTATGTGTTTTAAGGTGTAATGTCATGCTTTCTATACTTATATCGGCAATGTTTGCTGGTATTTATGGTGGAATTATGCCTGATGGTGAAGCATTTAGCTTTATAGCTTCTACAATGCACACTCTTAGTGTTTTTATAGAAGGAATGAAAGGCAACCTTGAAACTGCTTTATCATACATCTTACTTGGAGTTATTGCTGCTGCTATTTCAAGGACAAATTTAACAGCGATTTTAATAAATAAAATTTCCAAATTTATTACTAAAAATAAGTTTTATTTTATTGTTGCTATTGCCATAATATCTTGTTTTTCACAAAATTTAGTTCCAGTTCATATCGCCTTTATTCCTATTCTTATACCACCACTACTAGCCATTATGAATAAGATGAAAATAGACAGACGAGCAGTAGCGTGTGCGCTAACTTTTGGACTTCAAACACCTTATATATCCTTGCCTGTTGGCTTTGGACTTCTATTTTTCAACCTTCTTCAAAAAGAGATGGCAAACAACGGATTAACAGTTGCCATAAGTGATATAGCATCTGTTATGTGGATGGCAGCAATTCCTATGGTAGTAGGACTTATCTTAGCTATTATAGTATTTAGAAAACCTCGTGATTATCAGGTGATAGAAGAGGGTATGGCTAGAAATTTAGACGACTTAAAGATGGGGATAAAGGAGTGGGGAGCATTAGCTGGGATAGTTGTAGCTTTTATAATTCAAATTTGCTTTGGCTCGCTTCCACTTGGTGCTTTGCTTGGCATAATAACTATGATAATTTTTGGCGGGATTAAATATAAAGAGATGGATAAAACCTTTGATCAAGGCATTCATATTATGGGATTTATCGCTTTTGTTATGCTTGTAGCTGCTGGATATGGCGAAATTTTAAGAACAACTGGTGGGATACCTGAGCTTGTAAATGCGGTTGCAAGTGTAGCTGGTGGAAAGCTTGGCGGAGCATTTTTGATGCTAGTTATTGGGCTTTTGATAACAATTGGAATTGGTACTAGTTTTGGAACTATTCCGATTATCACAGCTATTTATTACCCTTTAGCTATTGAACTTGGTTTTGGAACAGAAGCTATTATTTTACTAATAGGCATCGCTGCAGCTGTTGGAGATGCTGGAAGTCCAGCAAGTGATAGCACTCTTGGACCAACAAGTGGGCTAAATTTTGATGGACAACACAATCACATTTATGATACTTGTATTCCAACATTTGTCTTTTTCAACATTCCACTAATTCTTTTTGGTGCAATATTTGCGATGTTTTTAGGATAG
- the thyX gene encoding FAD-dependent thymidylate synthase, giving the protein MDVRLLNFTPLWVCSNAIRTCWQSFDKGDNGGEIDKELINRVGNKFKHASTLEHLHYNFYIKGISRALLQELARHRMASLSVKSTRYTLKELKNESEFEVGDFKNASRYIVLTGNEIVDNYSIKALENIRQILQVVKTIDIAKYALPECYKTELTWSINARSLQNFLHLRSSKSALWEIRNLAYRIYEAIPDEHKFIFEECIEKEKE; this is encoded by the coding sequence ATGGATGTAAGATTGCTAAATTTTACCCCGCTTTGGGTTTGCTCAAATGCTATAAGAACTTGTTGGCAAAGCTTTGATAAAGGCGATAATGGCGGTGAAATCGATAAAGAACTAATCAATAGAGTTGGAAATAAATTTAAACACGCCTCAACGCTTGAACATTTGCATTATAATTTTTATATAAAAGGAATTTCAAGAGCTCTTTTACAAGAACTTGCCCGCCATAGAATGGCAAGTTTAAGCGTAAAATCAACCCGCTATACCCTAAAAGAGTTAAAAAATGAGAGTGAGTTTGAAGTTGGAGATTTTAAAAACGCTTCAAGATATATAGTTTTAACAGGAAATGAAATAGTAGATAATTACAGCATTAAAGCACTTGAAAATATCCGTCAAATTCTACAAGTTGTAAAGACTATTGATATTGCTAAATACGCACTTCCAGAGTGTTATAAAACAGAACTTACCTGGAGTATAAATGCTAGAAGTCTTCAAAATTTTTTGCATTTAAGAAGCTCCAAATCAGCCCTTTGGGAGATTAGAAATTTAGCTTATAGGATATATGAAGCCATTCCTGATGAGCATAAATTTATATTTGAAGAGTGCATTGAAAAGGAGAAAGAATGA
- a CDS encoding tetratricopeptide repeat protein: MKKLLLLVIPFWLLAFSGMTQGDKSVLQSDKFRQFDQNCTAGDSWSCSEVGMTYYKIDDINKSLEYFEKACDLKWGVGCELKAYMFLTQKRYDEAFPIFTKACDNNSSYSCLNLAVMYDYGQGVEANKTKADSLYLHACKIGDIEACYMLNLR; this comes from the coding sequence ATGAAAAAACTTTTGCTTTTGGTTATACCATTTTGGCTATTAGCATTTAGCGGAATGACACAGGGTGATAAAAGCGTTTTACAAAGTGATAAATTCAGACAATTTGATCAAAACTGTACAGCTGGAGACTCTTGGTCTTGTAGTGAAGTAGGAATGACATATTATAAAATAGATGACATTAACAAATCACTTGAGTATTTTGAAAAAGCTTGTGATTTGAAGTGGGGAGTAGGGTGCGAACTAAAAGCGTATATGTTTTTAACCCAAAAAAGATATGATGAAGCTTTTCCTATTTTCACAAAAGCTTGCGATAATAATAGCAGCTACTCTTGCCTAAATTTAGCTGTTATGTATGACTACGGTCAAGGTGTTGAAGCAAACAAAACCAAAGCTGACTCATTATATCTTCACGCGTGTAAAATAGGCGATATAGAAGCTTGCTACATGCTAAATTTAAGATAA
- the recJ gene encoding single-stranded-DNA-specific exonuclease RecJ, translating to MRQILGKREVRAILEKRFENDIHTKISQIPLPCHLKDTYKASSRIKTAIENNERIAIVGDYDVDGIVSSVILAEFFDLLGAIYRVKIPNRFSDGYGLNPKVLDDLDDVTLIITVDNGISAVEAANECKKRGIDLIITDHHMPPPTLPDAYAIINPKQHECPFPNVEICGAEVAWYLVGALKEVCAIEYDMSSQLDLLVMAIIADMMELRDLNRVLVKMGIKKLNSSKRPCFGVIKNYYNKDSFEFDDISFLIAPLINATGRMSDATLSYKFLRSKSYKEANAFFEKILALNHSRKAEEKNLYECSLPNISENDEIIVTWGNNWHEGVIGIVASRLTKVYKKPAIVFSVDEHRAKGSARSVGKFDILRLIAMQKELLLSFGGHKGAAGIVIEPSKLEEFKVAINSACFLQDIDISPYSDEILGEIDLKEVDLEMLDILEFFEPYGQKNPKPIFSISSALVKSVRMIGKEANHLKITVEKDGTTKDALFFNYDIKPKEGDSVSFIATIIKNSFKGKITPEFVIKEILE from the coding sequence ATGCGGCAAATTCTAGGTAAAAGAGAAGTTAGGGCGATTTTAGAAAAAAGATTTGAAAATGATATTCACACAAAAATTTCACAAATCCCCCTTCCTTGTCACTTAAAGGATACCTACAAGGCATCAAGTCGTATAAAAACTGCTATAGAAAATAACGAACGCATTGCTATTGTAGGGGATTATGATGTTGATGGCATCGTAAGTAGTGTGATATTAGCTGAGTTTTTTGATCTTTTAGGAGCTATTTATAGGGTTAAAATTCCAAATAGATTTAGCGATGGATATGGTTTAAATCCTAAAGTTTTAGATGATTTAGATGATGTTACACTCATTATTACAGTCGATAATGGAATAAGTGCAGTTGAAGCAGCAAATGAGTGTAAAAAAAGAGGAATTGATTTAATCATAACTGATCACCATATGCCACCCCCTACTCTACCTGATGCATATGCTATTATCAACCCAAAGCAACATGAGTGTCCATTTCCAAATGTTGAAATTTGCGGTGCTGAGGTGGCATGGTATCTGGTTGGAGCGTTAAAAGAGGTGTGTGCTATAGAGTATGATATGAGCTCACAGCTTGATCTTTTAGTAATGGCGATAATTGCTGATATGATGGAACTTAGAGACCTAAATAGAGTGCTTGTAAAAATGGGTATAAAAAAGCTAAATTCATCAAAACGCCCCTGCTTTGGGGTTATAAAAAACTACTACAACAAAGATAGCTTTGAATTTGATGATATAAGTTTTTTAATTGCTCCTTTGATAAATGCAACTGGCAGGATGAGTGATGCTACGCTATCATATAAATTTCTTCGTTCTAAAAGTTACAAAGAGGCAAACGCCTTTTTTGAGAAAATTCTAGCACTCAATCACAGCAGAAAAGCTGAAGAGAAAAATCTTTACGAGTGCTCGCTTCCAAATATTAGCGAAAATGACGAGATAATTGTAACTTGGGGTAATAATTGGCATGAAGGGGTTATTGGAATCGTTGCTTCAAGGCTTACTAAGGTTTATAAAAAACCAGCCATTGTTTTTAGCGTAGATGAGCACCGCGCAAAAGGAAGTGCAAGAAGTGTGGGCAAATTTGATATATTGCGTCTTATTGCTATGCAAAAAGAGCTGCTTCTTAGCTTTGGTGGGCATAAAGGTGCTGCTGGTATTGTGATAGAACCTTCAAAACTTGAGGAATTTAAAGTTGCTATAAATTCTGCTTGTTTTCTTCAAGATATAGATATATCGCCATATAGCGATGAAATTTTAGGCGAGATAGATTTGAAAGAAGTTGACCTTGAGATGCTTGATATTTTAGAGTTTTTTGAGCCATATGGACAGAAAAACCCAAAGCCAATATTTAGTATAAGTAGTGCCTTAGTCAAAAGCGTAAGAATGATAGGAAAAGAGGCAAATCACCTTAAGATTACAGTTGAAAAAGATGGTACTACAAAAGATGCTCTGTTTTTTAACTACGATATAAAGCCAAAAGAAGGAGATAGTGTAAGTTTTATAGCTACTATTATAAAAAATTCATTTAAAGGTAAAATCACCCCTGAGTTTGTTATAAAAGAGATTTTGGAGTAA
- a CDS encoding CTP synthase, translated as MSKQTRYIFITGGVLSSLGKGIAAASIATLLKKAGLKVSILKADPYINVDPGTMSPLEHGEVFVTDDGAETDLDLGHYERFLDENLSQDNNFTTGRVYSSVIEKERRGDYLGKTIQVIPHIVNEIVDRIKAAGKDKDILIVEIGGTVGDIEGLPFLEAIRAMRVELDKGLAMNIHLTLVPYLKASGELKTKPTQHSVGELRRIGITPDMVICRSEMPLDKDLKDKIARSCGVDKNCVIESFDCQSIYQIPLLFMQQNILDPISSMLNLGQLKVDMSDWNTLVKRVIAPSDLVKIAFVGKYLELKESYKSLTEALIHAGAHLDTKVDIKWIDSEKIYSENVDEILKDVDGILVAGGFGKRGVEGKMEAIKFARVNKIPYLGICLGMQLSLIEFAKNVLNLKDANSAEFDENTPEPVIYLIDEFIGKDGSKQIRTHKSPLGGTMRLGGYECDVKKGSILSKLYNGVKTIKERHRHRYEANPKYRAEFEKNGLMVSGESSGLIEAVELKDHPFFIGVQFHPEFTSRLTKPNPVILGFIDAANSR; from the coding sequence ATGTCAAAACAGACGAGATATATTTTTATAACGGGGGGCGTTTTAAGCTCTCTTGGTAAAGGAATCGCAGCTGCTAGTATAGCAACTTTGCTTAAAAAGGCTGGCTTAAAGGTAAGTATTTTAAAAGCTGATCCATATATAAATGTTGATCCTGGAACGATGAGTCCATTAGAACATGGTGAAGTTTTTGTAACAGATGATGGGGCTGAGACAGATCTAGATTTGGGGCATTATGAGAGGTTTTTAGATGAAAATTTAAGTCAGGATAATAACTTTACAACAGGTAGAGTTTATAGTTCAGTTATTGAAAAAGAAAGGCGTGGGGATTATCTTGGTAAAACTATCCAAGTAATCCCACATATCGTAAATGAGATAGTTGATAGGATAAAAGCAGCTGGCAAAGATAAAGATATTTTGATCGTTGAAATAGGCGGAACTGTTGGCGATATCGAAGGGCTTCCATTTTTAGAAGCCATTAGAGCTATGAGAGTTGAGCTTGATAAAGGTTTAGCGATGAATATCCACCTTACTCTTGTGCCTTACTTAAAGGCTTCAGGTGAGCTAAAAACAAAACCAACCCAACATAGCGTTGGTGAGTTAAGACGCATCGGAATAACACCAGATATGGTAATTTGTAGAAGTGAGATGCCACTTGATAAGGATTTAAAAGATAAAATAGCAAGAAGTTGTGGTGTAGATAAAAACTGCGTTATAGAAAGCTTTGATTGTCAAAGTATATATCAAATTCCACTTCTTTTTATGCAACAAAATATCTTAGATCCTATAAGTTCGATGCTAAATTTAGGACAATTAAAAGTTGATATGAGTGATTGGAATACTCTTGTAAAAAGAGTAATTGCACCTAGCGATTTAGTAAAAATCGCTTTTGTAGGAAAGTATTTAGAGCTAAAAGAGAGTTATAAAAGCCTTACTGAAGCACTCATCCACGCAGGAGCTCACCTAGATACAAAAGTAGATATTAAATGGATAGACAGTGAAAAAATTTACTCTGAAAATGTAGATGAAATTTTAAAAGATGTAGATGGAATTTTAGTAGCTGGTGGCTTTGGTAAAAGAGGTGTTGAAGGCAAAATGGAAGCGATTAAATTTGCAAGAGTTAATAAAATTCCATATCTTGGAATTTGTCTTGGAATGCAGCTATCACTAATAGAATTTGCTAAAAATGTACTAAATTTAAAAGATGCAAACTCAGCAGAATTTGATGAAAATACGCCTGAGCCAGTAATTTATCTAATTGATGAGTTTATTGGAAAAGATGGCTCAAAACAGATAAGAACACATAAAAGCCCTTTGGGCGGAACAATGAGGCTTGGCGGGTATGAGTGTGATGTTAAAAAAGGATCGATTCTTTCTAAACTTTATAATGGAGTTAAAACCATAAAAGAGCGTCACCGCCATAGATATGAAGCAAACCCTAAATATAGGGCTGAGTTTGAGAAAAATGGGCTTATGGTAAGCGGAGAGAGCAGTGGATTAATAGAAGCAGTTGAGCTAAAAGATCATCCATTTTTTATTGGTGTGCAGTTTCACCCTGAATTTACATCTCGTCTTACAAAGCCAAATCCTGTGATTTTAGGCTTTATCGATGCGGCAAATTCTAGGTAA
- a CDS encoding MsnO8 family LLM class oxidoreductase: MRVSIHDLVTANENERVEDAFLRTKNLVKTAESLGYHRYWFSEHHSIEANLSTSPEILIAYFISQTSKIRLGSGGTMIMHYSPLKVAENFKTLIALAKNRIDIGLGRAPGGDAKSIIALSEGKGVSVDDLYQKIEYILSYFKDEEIRDRRYKAKAIPNNTSFLPSPWMLGSSGNSANFAAYMGLGYSHAKFFSVDVADVVFSEYKRNFRPSVFFEKPELMFSYMVVVADSKEEANYLAKPIEMMFLSIARGTKQLKILNPEKVKDYKFSQDEENLIKSKYEKRYFIKGDKQSVSEILHDEAKKYSLDEIMVYSPIYSPEKREDSYRKIAEIFDIKP, encoded by the coding sequence ATGAGAGTTAGTATTCATGATTTAGTCACAGCAAATGAAAATGAAAGGGTTGAAGATGCTTTTTTAAGAACGAAAAATTTAGTAAAAACAGCTGAGAGTTTAGGATATCATCGCTATTGGTTTTCAGAACATCACTCAATTGAAGCAAACCTTAGCACAAGTCCTGAAATTTTAATAGCTTATTTTATCAGTCAAACTAGTAAAATCCGCCTAGGAAGTGGAGGGACTATGATAATGCACTACTCACCTCTTAAAGTGGCTGAAAATTTTAAAACCCTAATAGCCCTTGCTAAAAATAGAATCGATATAGGTTTAGGTAGAGCCCCAGGTGGTGATGCAAAGTCAATCATTGCTTTAAGTGAAGGAAAAGGCGTAAGTGTTGATGATTTATATCAAAAAATAGAGTATATTTTAAGCTATTTTAAAGATGAAGAGATCCGTGATAGACGCTACAAAGCAAAAGCTATACCTAATAACACAAGCTTTCTTCCAAGCCCGTGGATGCTAGGATCTAGTGGAAACTCAGCAAATTTTGCAGCATATATGGGGCTGGGTTATAGTCATGCTAAATTTTTTAGTGTAGATGTTGCTGATGTGGTATTTAGCGAGTATAAAAGAAATTTTAGACCAAGTGTTTTCTTTGAAAAGCCTGAGCTTATGTTTAGTTATATGGTTGTTGTAGCTGATTCTAAAGAAGAGGCTAACTACCTTGCTAAGCCAATTGAGATGATGTTTTTATCCATTGCAAGAGGGACCAAACAGCTTAAAATTTTAAATCCAGAAAAGGTAAAAGATTATAAATTTAGTCAAGATGAAGAGAATTTGATAAAAAGCAAATACGAAAAACGCTACTTTATAAAAGGCGATAAACAAAGTGTTTCAGAAATTTTACATGACGAGGCTAAAAAATATAGTCTTGATGAAATAATGGTTTATAGTCCTATTTATAGTCCAGAAAAAAGAGAAGATAGTTATAGAAAAATTGCTGAAATTTTTGACATTAAGCCTTAA
- a CDS encoding DUF4492 domain-containing protein, producing MKTLKNFISLYINGFKSMTLGKTLWGIAIVKIIIFIFVFKMFFFNETIHTKFDTQEDKINFIYQNLTKD from the coding sequence ATGAAAACTTTAAAAAATTTTATTAGTTTATATATTAATGGCTTTAAAAGCATGACTCTTGGCAAAACGCTGTGGGGCATAGCTATTGTTAAAATTATAATCTTTATTTTTGTATTTAAGATGTTCTTTTTTAACGAAACCATTCATACTAAATTTGACACCCAAGAAGATAAAATTAATTTTATATATCAAAATCTAACAAAGGATTAA
- a CDS encoding cytochrome ubiquinol oxidase subunit I — protein sequence MEELATTVNWSRAQFALTALYHFLFVPLTLGLSFIIAFMETIYYKTGNEEWKKITKFWLKLFAVNFAIGVATGIIMEFEFGTNWANYSWFVGDIFGAPLAIEGLFAFFLEATFFVVLFFGWDRVSKGFHLFSTWMVAIGSNLSAFWILVANGWMQFPTGTVFNHETLRNEMVNFAEVALSPVGISKFLHTAASGYIVASLFVVGISAWYMLKGRHFIKAKKSFIVAASFGFLSSLFILFSGDESAYQVAQKQPMKLAAMEGLYKGEENAGIVVAGLLDHSKELGDGKDPFIFELNFPYALGLMATRGIGNFTPGIEDLVYGNEKHGIVSAKSRIESGNLALKALEDIKVAMDNNDQTAVEKNRQILDENMENFGYGYLEKPEDIVPPVGLTFYSFHIMVALGVYFIALFFVCLYLSMANDIEKFKKILWICVFSIPLGYIACEAGWVVAEVGRQPWAIQDLMPVGIAATDLASVNVKISFSLFAILFTVLFIAEIKIMLKQIKIGF from the coding sequence ATGGAAGAGTTGGCAACCACCGTTAACTGGTCAAGAGCTCAGTTTGCACTAACTGCTTTGTACCACTTTTTGTTTGTCCCACTAACGCTTGGACTATCGTTTATAATAGCGTTTATGGAGACTATTTACTATAAAACTGGCAATGAAGAATGGAAAAAAATAACCAAATTTTGGCTAAAGCTTTTTGCTGTAAATTTTGCCATTGGCGTTGCAACTGGCATTATAATGGAGTTTGAATTTGGTACAAACTGGGCGAATTACTCATGGTTTGTAGGAGATATTTTTGGAGCACCTTTAGCAATTGAGGGGCTATTTGCCTTTTTCTTAGAAGCTACATTTTTTGTTGTGCTTTTCTTTGGTTGGGATAGAGTTAGTAAGGGTTTTCACCTCTTTTCAACTTGGATGGTTGCGATTGGTTCAAATTTAAGTGCGTTTTGGATTTTGGTTGCAAATGGCTGGATGCAATTTCCTACAGGAACAGTTTTCAACCACGAAACCCTAAGAAATGAGATGGTAAATTTTGCTGAAGTTGCACTTTCTCCTGTTGGAATTAGCAAATTTCTACACACAGCAGCAAGTGGATATATAGTTGCATCTTTGTTTGTGGTTGGAATTTCAGCTTGGTATATGTTAAAAGGAAGACACTTTATAAAGGCTAAAAAAAGTTTTATAGTTGCTGCTAGTTTTGGGTTTTTAAGTTCGCTATTTATTCTTTTTAGTGGCGATGAGAGCGCATATCAAGTAGCACAAAAACAGCCGATGAAATTAGCCGCTATGGAAGGACTATACAAAGGAGAAGAAAATGCCGGTATAGTCGTAGCTGGGCTTTTAGATCACTCAAAAGAGCTAGGTGATGGCAAAGATCCATTTATCTTTGAACTAAACTTTCCTTACGCACTTGGTCTTATGGCTACTAGAGGAATAGGAAATTTCACACCTGGAATTGAAGATTTGGTTTATGGTAATGAAAAACATGGTATTGTATCAGCTAAAAGTAGAATCGAAAGTGGAAATTTAGCACTTAAAGCCCTAGAAGATATCAAAGTAGCAATGGATAACAACGACCAAACAGCAGTAGAAAAAAACCGTCAGATTTTAGATGAAAATATGGAAAATTTCGGTTATGGATATTTAGAAAAACCTGAAGATATCGTCCCACCTGTTGGTCTTACATTTTATAGTTTTCACATAATGGTAGCTCTTGGAGTTTACTTTATAGCACTATTTTTTGTCTGTTTATACCTAAGCATGGCAAATGATATTGAGAAATTTAAGAAAATACTTTGGATTTGTGTATTTAGTATACCACTTGGCTACATAGCTTGTGAAGCTGGCTGGGTAGTAGCTGAAGTAGGGCGTCAACCTTGGGCGATACAGGATTTAATGCCAGTTGGAATTGCTGCAACTGATCTAGCAAGTGTGAATGTTAAAATTTCATTTTCTCTCTTTGCTATTTTATTTACGGTGCTATTTATAGCTGAGATAAAGATAATGCTTAAACAAATAAAAATAGGATTTTAA
- a CDS encoding cytochrome d ubiquinol oxidase subunit II: protein MYEALQIYWWCLISLIGGLFVFMMFVQGIQTLTIEVNKEQKELMINSAGKKWELTFTTLVMFGGACFAAFPLFYATSFGGAYWVWMAILFCFIVQAVSYKYRNKPNNFLSQKTYDAFLFINGSLGVILIGIAVSTFFSGSEFRLNSSNFVSWDSGLRGLEALKNPLNLLLGIALYFQARTGGRLYLINHINESDLRIKLRAGLKKDALLFVLFVVAFLAWILLKDGYAISQNGIIVVESFKYTKNFIQMPLVLIILLVGLILTLFGIYKGVFTDSIKGIFPYGLGVTLVVMSVFLVSGLNKTSFYPSYTDLQSSLTIYNASSSYYTLKVMFFVSLWAPVVLGYIAYVWKLMDNKKLTSEDAKEDEY, encoded by the coding sequence ATGTATGAAGCTTTACAAATTTACTGGTGGTGTTTGATAAGCCTAATTGGTGGGTTATTTGTTTTTATGATGTTTGTTCAAGGAATTCAAACCCTTACAATAGAAGTAAACAAAGAGCAAAAAGAGCTTATGATAAACTCAGCTGGAAAAAAATGGGAACTTACTTTTACAACCCTTGTTATGTTTGGCGGTGCTTGTTTTGCGGCTTTTCCGCTATTTTATGCGACTAGTTTTGGTGGGGCTTATTGGGTATGGATGGCGATACTTTTTTGCTTTATCGTTCAAGCAGTTAGTTATAAGTATAGAAATAAACCTAATAACTTTCTTTCACAAAAAACATATGATGCGTTTTTATTTATAAATGGCTCACTTGGGGTTATTTTAATTGGAATTGCAGTTTCAACATTTTTTAGTGGAAGTGAATTTAGACTTAACTCAAGCAACTTTGTTAGCTGGGATAGTGGATTAAGGGGCTTAGAAGCTCTTAAAAACCCTCTAAATTTACTACTTGGTATAGCTTTGTATTTTCAAGCTAGAACTGGGGGTAGGCTCTATCTTATAAATCATATAAATGAGAGTGATTTAAGGATAAAGCTTAGAGCAGGACTTAAAAAAGACGCTTTGCTATTTGTTTTGTTTGTGGTGGCTTTTTTAGCATGGATATTATTAAAAGATGGATATGCTATCAGTCAAAATGGCATTATAGTTGTAGAAAGCTTTAAATACACTAAAAATTTCATCCAAATGCCTTTAGTTTTGATTATACTTTTAGTTGGGCTTATACTAACTCTTTTTGGAATTTATAAAGGTGTTTTTACAGATAGTATAAAAGGAATTTTTCCATACGGACTTGGAGTGACACTTGTAGTAATGAGCGTGTTTTTAGTATCAGGACTAAATAAAACATCTTTTTATCCATCATATACTGATTTACAAAGCTCACTTACGATATATAATGCAAGTTCAAGTTATTATACCCTAAAGGTGATGTTTTTTGTATCTCTTTGGGCACCTGTAGTTTTAGGCTACATTGCATATGTTTGGAAGCTTATGGATAACAAAAAGCTTACTAGCGAAGACGCTAAAGAAGATGAATACTAA
- a CDS encoding transglutaminase-like domain-containing protein has translation MKRRDFFKTGALVAGGVMLPSVSFASQNEDQKGHNIFDITLKHDIKTAGKVTKLWLPLPLNSSYQSMVSAIKNSGNYDEIYQSDFEIPTLFAKFSKENPTITTNFKILTTDRTTDFSKVNFDEKEKLSPEVAKFLEPTKSIQINGIVKQKSDEIVKGVSGDLEKARAIYNWTANNMTRDESIIGCGLGDAKAILESGKLYGKCTDISSVFVALARAAGIPAREIFGIRVGKSRFSKAMGSGDGKSANITGSQHCRAEFYIKGYGWIPCDPGDVTKFRLAEKLTNEDEAVIKIREYLFGNWEMCWIGYNMGRDFVLKPEPFEQPLNNFGYPYAEVDDNVLNYYDRFAYEYKSLTIN, from the coding sequence ATGAAAAGAAGAGATTTTTTTAAAACAGGAGCGTTAGTTGCTGGTGGCGTTATGCTTCCAAGCGTTAGTTTTGCGAGTCAAAACGAAGACCAAAAAGGTCACAATATCTTTGATATAACTCTAAAACATGACATTAAAACGGCTGGAAAGGTAACAAAACTATGGCTACCACTTCCTTTAAATTCAAGCTATCAAAGCATGGTTAGTGCTATTAAAAATAGCGGTAACTACGATGAAATTTATCAAAGTGATTTTGAAATTCCAACCCTTTTTGCTAAATTTAGCAAAGAAAATCCAACAATTACTACAAATTTCAAAATTTTAACAACAGATAGAACAACAGACTTTTCAAAAGTAAATTTTGATGAAAAAGAAAAGCTTAGCCCTGAAGTTGCTAAATTTTTAGAACCAACTAAAAGTATCCAAATTAACGGTATTGTAAAACAAAAATCTGATGAGATAGTAAAAGGTGTAAGCGGGGATTTAGAAAAAGCTAGAGCCATTTACAACTGGACAGCTAATAATATGACAAGAGATGAAAGCATAATAGGGTGTGGTTTAGGTGATGCAAAAGCTATTTTAGAATCAGGTAAACTATATGGCAAATGCACAGATATTAGCTCAGTTTTTGTTGCTCTTGCAAGGGCTGCTGGAATTCCAGCTAGAGAGATATTTGGTATCAGAGTTGGTAAAAGTAGATTTAGCAAAGCTATGGGAAGTGGCGATGGCAAAAGTGCAAATATCACTGGTTCACAACACTGTAGAGCTGAGTTTTATATCAAAGGTTACGGATGGATACCATGCGATCCAGGCGATGTAACTAAATTTCGCTTAGCAGAAAAACTTACAAACGAAGATGAAGCTGTTATTAAAATAAGAGAGTATCTTTTTGGAAACTGGGAGATGTGTTGGATAGGTTACAATATGGGGCGTGATTTTGTGTTAAAACCAGAGCCTTTTGAACAACCACTTAATAACTTTGGCTATCCTTACGCAGAAGTTGATGACAATGTTTTAAACTACTACGATCGATTTGCTTATGAGTACAAATCACTCACCATTAACTAA